The sequence TTTACTGTAGCCTTGTGTGACGACAACACTTGAACTAAACACAATCAGCCACAGCCTGAAAACCAGCTGAATGTTTGCTATGACATCAAGGAAGGACTTTAAAAGTGTGTGTtggcaataaaagaaaaaaatcaaagtgggATGAGAGTGCTTCTTTTGAGTactgctttgtttttgcttgttttaaatatttttttttaaagttgaacAATTTATTTACTggcaaaataaagacaaatgtttTCTTCCTACTTCCAGTTGCTGTAaaatttaatgcatttaaagaAATTACTTGAGCTTATTGcttcaaaaaaaacaacccaaatgaCCTCAATTTAACACGAGTGGGTTATACTCGGGTGTTTATTTATCAAGAAGATAAATTACAAGGACTTGATGTAGTTTGCAGACTTATTCTGCAGTTCAATTTCCTGAATTTcctggaggaacccacccgagggattaataaagtttcatctaatctaatcttaCTTCATATTAAGTTAATTAAGAAAATggtaaataaacaaatgcaaTGTCACAGTGAATGACCtcgatttttttatttaagttttttttttaaataaatctatgAGAATTTATGctgaatatttacattttaagagATGGTGTATGGGCCACAATCATGTGCTCCATACACCACACAGTTACAGGAACACTGGGTTTATTAATGTTCCAACAACCCTCAGTATAAACACTAACTCTGAGTTAATAAACACTACACAAGTCTCAGGTCAAATGGTCTTTTGCTTactaaacctttaaaaacaaagactagAGACCAGCAGGGGGTCATATAATGACACCTGTTATATGCATATGTTTCTACTAAACTATATTTTGCACGTAGATTatactttttatccataacatttatttttaaacttgttatTTTGCAGATAAATTGTGTTATTAAAGGACAAGCTCTCACTGCAGGATTATCTGTGGATCAGCTGCCTCTATCCTGTCCATCCTGCTCACTCCCAACAAACATCAACTCCTCTGTCTTTGGCCTCACCTcctgtctccaaaccatacatcacagcaggttATGAGAGCTTCTCTTTTACTCTCGCTATCACTACCTTTCTGTCATAAATCACGTCACCCCTGACACCCGTCTACACCCAGTGCATCTAGCCTGCATCTCCTCTCCACATCTCCTGTGCACTGTCCAtgacagagattttttttttcattttacttttttatttgtaatttcaCTAGAATTAACCTACCTCAATGTTTCGTTTTAGTTAACTAGGATAACCTTCCTTGTCGTTAACTCAGAGTGATGGACGAGTTTTTGAACTGTGAACagctaaaattaaataaaaagttcaGAGGAAACTCTATTTTAGAAAAATAGCTGACAgagattttacagttttgtataaatgttaaaaatattttaaactttattacaccctgcctctcgccctatgacagctgggatgaaTGGATGCATGGACATGAGTACATGTGAGCATGTGAGCCAAAAATAAGGGACTATTTCTTTAAGAACTAAAACTATATATTCGGCTCTTCGGGGTGTACATTACAACCATCAGATGTTGTCGTTTGGATAACTGTTGCCTAAGACCATATATCCTTCTTGTAAATGAGGTTAAATGTCGTGTTTTATAAACATCCATTCTTAAAAAAGAGCGTTCGCGCACATTTCTCTGAAGAGGGGAACGCTAATTTCGTTTTGCACCCCCATAAAGCGGTGGTATCGTCCACTCTCGCGGAAACGCCGGCTCCAGCCAAAACTCCGGCATAAGAGAAGCAGGTGGAACTGAGACAGTAGTCTGAGTGTGACTGAAAGTGGTAAGTGTTTAAAACAGTGCCCTATCAATTACCAGGTGTTGCCCCAGGCATCTGTCTTATATTTGCGTCTAATTATGATGCGAGTGATTTAAAGACTTTTGATGCGTGTTTGGACACATTAGCAGACGTTAGCAGAGCAGCTCTGAAACCCGCGGTGCGCCACTAATGTTAGCTAGCAAACAAAAGAGGTTCCCTGTGAGTCAAGTCTGACTCTCTGAAGAAAATGAAGGAGATAAATGTGGAATTTGTAATACGAATCATGTTTTTGTAACATTTAAGTGGCGACAAAATGCGACATCCTGGCACGAAGTCTATTAGTCATTCTAGCCTGGTTAGCTAACGTTAGCATCAAAGGCGGAGACCCGCAGCAGTTTGGATTTTAGCccaaagtttaaagtttaacaGAGTCCAGACCCTTAACAGACTTTTTATTCAATATGTACCTGTGTCTTGTGCTTTAGGTGTGTGTGGTGGAGGAATGGTGACGTGTGTTTCCCACAGAGCTTTTTAAACTGCTTCTGCAGCAGTGCTGTCGTtaccatgtttatttttaacagttCAAACGCTGGAAAAAGTTCGCGTTTAACGTCGCAGACACTGCAGCTGCGCGACAGTTACGTTTGGTGGTTTTTGTTGAAATGCAAACGTGACAACGCCTGTTTTCTTCCGAGCAGTGTCCTCGTTTTTCTGGTGAGCTTTTATATCAAGTCTGAACACGAAAACGGAAATTTAGTGTGATGAGGCAGTCCCTGTTTGCTCCTTCCTTTTAACCAGCTATGCAGGCCGAACCGAACAAAAACAGTGTTTCCGAACTGGCCCATTTCAATCTCCAACAATGGCGTCACCATTCATTTTAACAGTACTCAAGTGAATTTTGTGCATTTATGAATCGTACTTGTGACAGCTGCTGCGATGGCACACTCTGCCTCTCCACACATCTCCAGGAATCACTTGAATGATCCTAATGGGGAGTAAAGTCACAGAATTCAttgttgtgtatgtgtctgGGATCATGTCAACATGGGATCATGTCTACATATGATCCTAAACTTCCAATGGGTCCTATACTTAAAGGCTGTGGTTCCTCAGTGCTGCCCTGAGACAAGTCAAGGTGTCCCCTGAGATTTTTGCATCAACGAAACATTGTAACTGCACAAAGTACTAAATGTCATTTCAGTTGACCTCATTGGCCTGATTGATAGTGAGGAGATATAATTGAGCAGCTGGACTTGTGATGTCAGCAGCCTTCAGCCCGAGTTAATCTGTTAATGCTAATATAGTGAGCTAATGAGGGCCTTGGAAACTAAACATCCTTTTATAGAGAGACTTCACCTGCTTTAAAAGGGTAGAAGAGAGCTGCGTCTGAACCAGAGGCAGCAGGAATCTACACTACATAAACAAAATTTCTAGGCTGCCCACATAATACACCCACAGGAGCTGCTCTGCCATAGAAACCCATGTCATGAAGCTCCCAGTGTACAGTTTACATGCTGATCTTAATGTCAGAGGTTTTGAGGTCTGCAGTTACTGAGTCAGCAGAACATATGTGCTTTACACCTCAGCACGCAGCGATCGCACTCTAACTTTACATGATCTACCACTTTGGATTAATGATTCCTGAACACGTCCACTTTACAATAATACAGCTGACTGCAGAATATCTAAAAGGGAAGAAATTTCACCCACTGACCTGTTGCAACAGTGGCATCCTGTTTCAGTAGTACTCAATTTCTGTTAATTCTTTAGaacgacccattctttcacaagtCATTCTAAAGGCTGACTGCATGGctgggtgcttgattttatacacctgtggctaTGGAActaaaaacacctgaattcaaagactaAGACTGTGTCCCCATATTTTTGACCATACAATGTATGTGTTCTTGTGTGATAAGAGGATTGATGCAAGTCATACTTTAGTGGTGCTCATTGTTCTTAAAATCAGCTAACATTGCAATCAAAAGAAGTGATGATATTTGAAATGAGAGAGTATGACATGGCATTCTGCACATATGAAGACAGCCAAGTCTTAATTTTtggtttgctgtttgttttgctttggcacaAAGGCTTAAAATCACAGCTCTAAAGGCAGAAATCGGTTCTTTCCTTGAATTTCTGAACGTTCAGTTGACCGTAAGGCCAGGAGGGCAGCTGCAATGAAACTTCAATTAACAACGACGCACAGATATGATCCGAATGCCTTGGCTTTGGAAATCTGCTGATACAAAGTACTCACGTCATGCCAGTGTTAAATAAATTTTCTTCAATCTTCATTTAAATCTTGAAagtagttgtaaaaaaaaaaaaaaaaaaattaataataataattctagtGTTGTTATTTTGATAATTTCATAAATATCTTGAAAATGACTCAAATTCATATTAGCAGAATGAGAGAACACCACACAAATCCAAATATTTTAGAGACTTCAAGCATCTATCATTCTGAATGAACCTGAGCTGCGCTCCTGAGACTCCATTCATAGTCACAGTATCAGATATTTACCCTAAACCGTTCTGGTTTAcagaaactataaaaaaaatttgGATCTCATCTGAGGTCTTTGACCTATGATCAGATTTTTCCTCTTGGTTTCAAAGTGATGGTGGTGTTAGTAATGCCTCGCATGTGTTTTGGCTGATGCCTTCGGTCTTCCTTGGCTGACATTCCCTGAATGATGCTGAGTCAGTGCTTGTGTGCTTTCTCGTAGGAAAAGTCCTGGCAAACATCAGCACGCTGTCAGAAACGCTGGACAAGCttgtgagtttttgtgttgatttGTGTGTAGCAGACAACGCCGGTGTAGTCCGGCACGTTTACAGTGATAATACTGCTGGACTTTAGCGTACAGCATCCATCAGCCTATCGGGTGCtgtgcagacttttttttttttttttttaaaccagttttctgttttattccaGCATTGCTTAGATTTGAATGGACAAGGCAGGCAGAAGTATACAGGTACAACCTCTCACACATCTCATATATATCTGtgtgctgttatttttttatttatttttttaatcataaaaaCGTTTCACACCATGAATTTCAGTTTACTTCTATTTTAACAGGGAAGGGTAATAGAAAGATGTGTAGAAATAGaagtatgtttttaaaaaacacaggcgttgatttttattaaattttttcaCACCTACCGCTGCAGAAGGCAGCTGCTTAAAGCCCAAAGATGTACTGATTTGCTACTGACGTTAAACTAATGAAAGAACACAGAACTTAAAAGTCCAGATTTTTGACCCAAGATTAGATTAACTGATTGTTACACTGCGTCAGTGCTCCTCCAATACTTGTTCCATAATTGGCCGTCTCATTTCAACAGTTACCCTTTCAGATAATTCAGTAATCAAAGTGTTTTGAATGTTTTGAATGTTAGAATACCCATCATAGATGGAGGAAATGTTTTGGGTATGAAGCATACAAAGTAAAGCATTTCTGTAAATGTACTTGAGTTGTTGTAGCTGCTAAGATGGCTCAGTCACTCCAGGGTCAAACGGATGTTTGACTGTTGTCTTTGCTCTGTAAATGTAGCCCAGCTAGTGAAGCCCAGTAAAGGTGCCGTGATGCCTgtgaagaagaggaagctgCCTGATGCAGATGATCATGAGCAGAACTGTAAAATTACGAGGTAAACAGATCTATCTGCTCACACTGAGGGTGTCCTGTGTCTGCACCGCTAACCTTTGTCTTCTATCCATCCTATGTGCTTCTTGAACCTTTATTGATTACCTTGTGAGATCGATGCTCTCTCAGCCGGGTGTAGGCTTTCTGAGCCCTTcaccttctcctcttcttcttcattgtGTATTAAGAGTGTAGATGAATGCTCATGCTGCAGTCACAGTGAGGATGTAGCCAAAACGCATATCTTCACACATGTTGTGAGTTATGCTCCTTACTAATCGAGGCACTCAGCACATACTTGTCATCTTAATCAGCACTGCCTCAGTCTTCAGGACTGTAGGAGAGTATCTAAagtgccactttattaggtacctTTGCTTTATTCTTGGATATAAATGAGGTGGATAATCCATCAGTGCCTCAGCTCTGTACATCATAAATGTCCGTGCAgacttaatttcaggtttttaaTGAAATATGGTGACAGTTTGAGTCTCATGTGAATAATCACCCGAGCCATTTGCATACAGCAGCATCTGATCTGACTTGGTAGCAGTTGATTCTAAACTGGCTGGCTGACTGGATACACCAATGTTCTTGGAGAACATCCAGCTGTGAGGCAGCTGTGGTAACCACTGAGCCACCGCGCTGCCATTAATCTGCAGGAAATACTGACAGGCTGTTTTCTGAGCCACTTTACCCTGTTCAGAGtcaggggtgctggagcctatcccagctctcACAGGGTGAAAtcctttgttgtatttttgcttTGACTGTAGTCCAGCTGTTGTATAGCTGCCATGTAACAACCTCCTGAAGTTATGGCTGcacatttatctttaaaatgtttggTCTGTGCTGAAGTTTTACCCGACCTCTGATCCGCGGTCCGAGGTCAATCAACACTGACAAGCCCTTTTCCAGTAAGAAGTGCCTGGCCTGGTTCCACAAGTACGCTGCCCCCGACAAGGTGTTCGGCCCAGAGGCCATGGAGAAGTTCTGTGAGGACATCGGCGTGGAACCAGAGAATGTAAGTCAGCAGCTTGACTCTTAGTCACTCTGCATGTCCCTTACCTGATGAACTCCTGACCATCAGGAGTCATAGGGTAACACTCAGAAAAGAGACTGTGAGGCACTCATGATGTGAGAATGTTTTATGGAGCTTTATTTTagcaacaaatgtttttttctgtgaaaaataaagatggTAGGAAACAAGCTTTCTTACACTTGTTTGAATCTCCTCTTTCTTTCCTGCAGATTATCATGTTAGTTTTAGCGTGGCATCTAGAAGCAGCAAACATGGGGTACTTCACAAAAGACGAGTGGCTCAGGGGAATGACGATATTACAGTAAGAAATCTTattctttcagtttatttgtgGTTGAGGTTACAAATACGCTTAAATGTGTTTTCGTCTACATGCAGGTGTGACTGCACAGAGAGATTACAAAGTAAACTTGATTACCTGCGCAGTGAGCTCAACGATGCTGCGACCTTTAAAAATATCTACAGATACGCCTTTGACTTTGCCAGAGTGagtctatttattttttgttattatttggaAGTTAAGCCTGTAAAAATCCTTGAGCATCATCTTGTAATATGTCTGCAGTGTTTGTGCTCCTGACTTTGTGATTGTTATGAGGAAAAGttggaataaaaataataatttaaaagcgCCAAATTACCACAAAATAGTTCCCTATGGGGTGACCATGTTTTAACCGGGAGGGGCAGATGCTACATTTAAACTCTGAGCTTCTGAAAAGATTTGGTGTGGTGACCATAAATGAAGCTTAACTTCACCAACACAGGCTTTCAGATCAAGTCTCTGAATTCTGACTCGGAGCTTGATGCAGTGAATCTCCCTGCTGATgcagctggattttttttttttttttttaaataaccataaATGAGGGAGTGTCTTTTCAATTTCAGTGCAGCAACCGTGCAGTTAGGTTTAACTGTTATGACTAATGGGATTGTGGGGGAAACACTCATCAGCGCATTCATGGGATCATAAGAGATATGAACTGCTGCACTTATTACTGAGCTCACTCACTGAGTTGCTTCTGTCCTCAGGATAAGAACCAGAGGAGTTTGGACATGGACACGGCAAAATTAATGCTGGCTCTGCTGCTGGGAAGGTCATGGCCGCTCTTCCCAGTCTTCAGCCAGTTCCTGGAGGTAAATCTCATTGCTCTGATAAAGGAGATGTGAAATCAGCTCATCTTCAAACAGCTCTTCACTCCTCTCTCTGGGTTGTTTCCTCACGGTCTCCCTCCCATTAATGTCTCCCACAGCAGTCCAAGTACAAGGGATTGAATAAAGACCAGTGGTATAATGTTCTGGAGTTCAGCCGGACCATCAACCCAGACCTCAGTAACTACGATGAGGATGGAGCTTGTGAGTACCACTTGTACTAGGAAAATAGTGCAGGCCTCTCTTACAGAGCTGCTTCAAGGCGGGAATATAAACCTGTATGAAATGTCCAAACATGGAATAGGATGTGTTGGCCAGTTATCGCCCCACCTGGACCATCCAGGGCTTTGGTTTGGGAATGGCCGCTGTCGCACAGTTTGTCATAATACACAAGAACACATCTGGATCGGTTCACACTCTTAGGACAGAAGGATGAGCATGTTATAATTCTGGGGGGTCTTCCGTGATGGCTCACTCATTTCTGTGAAAGGAAATCTAATATCTGTCCATCACTTGTAGTCCAAAATGCCACAGCAGTCCTGATGTTAATAAATTTACACCAGCTTCCCTCCATTTTTGTATTGATTTTaagattcttttattttctaagTTTTTTAAATGGCCAGCTGTTTAAGCAAACTTTTCAACATGTATAACTGCAAAAGAATGTTAAACAAGCATTTCAGTTTTAAACCTTAAAATGGCTTCATGTCTTCACTGAACAGTAATAATGTGCAGGCGCACCTTTGTCTATATTTAcgggtttatttgttttttgcaggGCCGGTGCTTCTAGACGAGTTCGTGGAATGGCGAAGAAGTTGGTCAGCTTCATAGCATTAacagccacaaaaacaaaaggatgaAGAGGGAGAAAACTGAGAACCCGGGAAGGAGTCTGGAAAAAGGTTTcatccacacatacacagaaatatGGAGTACAAGCTCGTCCCTGTGGACCTTCGAATCCCGTTAGAGGCGCCTGTGCACCATCGCCCAAATGCTAAGAGGCCTTCCTCCTGCtgagaagacttttttttttttttttttaaatagtgttAATTTCAAGAAAAGAAACTGTCAGAGGGAAAATGAACTGAGAAGAGCTGTGGAATTTATGttaaatgttatgttttttttgttttgtttttttcccccccatttttgtgtcttgtttATAGACGTTTTGACAGTAATAAAAAGGAAATGGAAATTCATCAAGCTGCAGAGCCCAGGTTTCATTCGCCACTCCTGCACCGTGTTAACACACTAAGGCATGCAGAAACTGGTCAGCCTGAAGAAatttaccatttcttttttaGGTGTCAGTCCAGCAACCCCTGAGCAGATACAGCAGTTATCCCTTTACCTCCTAACACTTCTTATTAGACCACATCCTGCCAGATAAC comes from Astatotilapia calliptera chromosome 14, fAstCal1.2, whole genome shotgun sequence and encodes:
- the LOC113036746 gene encoding DCN1-like protein 5 isoform X2 → MPVKKRKLPDADDHEQNCKITSKKCLAWFHKYAAPDKVFGPEAMEKFCEDIGVEPENIIMLVLAWHLEAANMGYFTKDEWLRGMTILQCDCTERLQSKLDYLRSELNDAATFKNIYRYAFDFARDKNQRSLDMDTAKLMLALLLGRSWPLFPVFSQFLEQSKYKGLNKDQWYNVLEFSRTINPDLSNYDEDGAWPVLLDEFVEWRRSWSAS
- the LOC113036746 gene encoding DCN1-like protein 5 isoform X1 — its product is MPVKKRKLPDADDHEQNCKITSFTRPLIRGPRSINTDKPFSSKKCLAWFHKYAAPDKVFGPEAMEKFCEDIGVEPENIIMLVLAWHLEAANMGYFTKDEWLRGMTILQCDCTERLQSKLDYLRSELNDAATFKNIYRYAFDFARDKNQRSLDMDTAKLMLALLLGRSWPLFPVFSQFLEQSKYKGLNKDQWYNVLEFSRTINPDLSNYDEDGAWPVLLDEFVEWRRSWSAS